Proteins from a single region of Rhodovibrio salinarum DSM 9154:
- a CDS encoding GFA family protein, protein MMEGGCQCGAVRYAVDAEPYGVFVCHCTQCRRQSASAFGISVDIPASALHVLQGTTQSWCRPTPTGRLICHFCPTCGGRLWHVADPPDGRMTLKGGTLDVPLDLTAAVHIWTTHKLPGVIIPEGAVCYPGEPEDR, encoded by the coding sequence ATGATGGAAGGCGGCTGTCAGTGTGGCGCGGTCCGCTATGCGGTCGACGCCGAGCCGTATGGGGTTTTCGTCTGTCACTGCACGCAGTGCCGCCGGCAGTCGGCATCCGCGTTCGGAATCTCCGTCGATATTCCGGCGTCAGCCCTGCATGTTCTTCAGGGCACCACGCAGAGCTGGTGCCGGCCGACGCCGACGGGCAGGTTGATCTGCCATTTCTGTCCGACCTGCGGCGGCCGGCTTTGGCATGTCGCGGACCCGCCGGATGGCCGCATGACCCTCAAGGGCGGCACGCTGGACGTGCCGCTGGACCTCACCGCGGCGGTCCACATCTGGACAACCCACAAGCTGCCCGGTGTGATAATCCCCGAAGGCGCGGTCTGTTACCCAGGCGAACCCGAGGATCGTTGA
- a CDS encoding YgaP family membrane protein encodes MTLDRIVMALIGAIVVVTVILSQVHAGGWLWVTVIFGAHLFQMAFTGFCPLAKLLKSVGMKPGAALN; translated from the coding sequence ATGACGCTGGACCGGATCGTGATGGCGCTGATCGGCGCAATCGTGGTGGTAACGGTGATTCTGAGCCAGGTGCACGCTGGCGGCTGGCTGTGGGTGACCGTCATCTTCGGCGCCCATCTGTTCCAGATGGCCTTCACCGGCTTCTGCCCGCTGGCGAAACTCCTGAAGTCGGTCGGTATGAAACCGGGCGCGGCGCTGAACTGA
- a CDS encoding Glu/Leu/Phe/Val dehydrogenase dimerization domain-containing protein has translation MPVFDDPAFDHHEQIVFCHDPQSGLRAIIALHNTNRGPALGGARMWNYADSAAALTDVLRLSRGMTYKSALAGLPFGGGKAVILGDPKHDKSPDLFHALGRYVDSLGGRYTVAEDVGIDVADIEQVAHETAHVAGVPAGGSGDPSPATAYGVFVGIRAAIKHRLGADRIAGDKLTGISVAIQGAGHVGYELARHLTGAGADVQIADVDPARVKRAQDDLGATPIATDHFLEAEVDVLAPCALGGLLDDTTIPKLRTSIVAGAANNQLAETRHGEMLRERGILYAPDYVINAGGIINISYEGASYDRARAFSHVALIHDTLLAIFQRAEAAGIPTSQAADRLAEERFTHPNPDPAQAA, from the coding sequence ATGCCCGTCTTCGATGATCCTGCCTTCGACCATCATGAACAGATCGTCTTCTGCCACGACCCTCAGTCGGGCCTGCGGGCGATCATCGCACTCCATAACACCAACCGTGGACCCGCCCTGGGCGGCGCGCGGATGTGGAACTATGCCGACAGCGCGGCCGCGCTGACCGACGTGCTGCGCCTGTCGCGCGGCATGACCTACAAGTCCGCGCTGGCGGGCCTGCCGTTCGGCGGCGGCAAGGCGGTGATCCTGGGCGATCCAAAGCACGACAAGTCACCGGACCTGTTCCATGCGCTCGGCCGCTACGTCGACAGCCTGGGCGGCCGCTACACCGTTGCAGAGGATGTCGGCATCGACGTCGCCGATATCGAACAGGTCGCGCACGAAACCGCGCACGTCGCTGGCGTTCCGGCCGGCGGCAGTGGCGACCCCTCGCCCGCCACCGCCTACGGCGTGTTCGTCGGGATCCGCGCAGCGATCAAGCACCGTCTGGGGGCAGACCGGATCGCTGGCGACAAGCTGACCGGCATCTCGGTCGCGATCCAGGGCGCGGGGCACGTCGGCTACGAACTGGCGCGCCATCTCACCGGCGCAGGCGCGGACGTGCAGATCGCCGATGTCGACCCGGCCCGGGTCAAGCGCGCGCAGGACGACCTCGGCGCCACCCCGATCGCAACCGACCATTTCCTGGAGGCAGAGGTCGATGTGCTCGCCCCCTGCGCGCTGGGCGGGCTGCTGGACGACACCACGATTCCGAAGCTGCGCACGTCGATCGTGGCCGGCGCGGCGAATAACCAGCTGGCCGAAACGCGCCACGGCGAGATGCTGCGCGAACGCGGCATTCTCTACGCGCCGGACTACGTCATCAACGCCGGCGGGATCATCAACATCAGCTACGAGGGCGCGAGCTACGACCGCGCCCGGGCGTTCAGCCACGTGGCGCTGATCCACGACACCCTGCTGGCGATCTTCCAGCGCGCAGAAGCCGCCGGGATTCCCACCTCGCAGGCCGCCGACCGGCTGGCGGAGGAACGCTTCACCCACCCCAATCCCGATCCGGCCCAGGCGGCTTGA
- the cobD gene encoding threonine-phosphate decarboxylase CobD, with the protein MSDHKDSTPIAHGGNLATARARYGIPADGWIDLSTGINPHAYPLPDLPQALWTALPQADNTTALTEAAARAYGVPNPATLVPAPGTQALIQRLPRILGSDHAAVIGPTYGEYTPAWKAAGAVVTEASEIDAALDALSGAARPALILCNPNNPDGRTTDPARLIALADRLATAGGTLVVDEAFADVAPDISVGPWGSRPGLVVLRSFGKFFGLAGVRLGFAVCPPALAHEMSCDLGPWAVSGPALAVGRTALADDAWQTAMRVRLSQEAERLQTLLSQAGFKVVGGTPLYVLVQSVEAPAWHDRLARAGIWVRAFPERSELLRFGLPADRDGWHRLSATLGVSLPATAG; encoded by the coding sequence GTGTCGGACCACAAAGACAGCACACCGATCGCCCACGGCGGCAATCTGGCCACCGCCCGGGCGCGCTACGGCATACCGGCGGACGGCTGGATCGACCTGTCGACCGGGATCAACCCGCACGCCTATCCCCTGCCCGACCTGCCGCAGGCGCTTTGGACCGCCCTGCCGCAGGCGGACAATACGACAGCGCTGACCGAAGCCGCCGCCCGGGCGTACGGTGTCCCCAATCCCGCGACTCTCGTGCCGGCGCCGGGGACGCAGGCGCTGATCCAACGGCTGCCGCGTATTCTGGGCAGCGACCACGCGGCCGTGATCGGGCCGACCTACGGCGAGTACACCCCCGCCTGGAAGGCCGCCGGGGCGGTCGTGACGGAGGCCTCCGAGATCGACGCCGCCCTTGACGCCTTGTCGGGCGCCGCCCGCCCGGCGCTGATCCTGTGCAATCCGAACAACCCCGACGGCCGCACCACGGATCCCGCCCGACTGATCGCACTCGCCGACCGCCTGGCCACGGCAGGCGGCACGCTGGTGGTGGACGAAGCCTTCGCCGACGTCGCCCCGGACATCTCCGTTGGGCCTTGGGGCAGCCGGCCGGGGCTCGTCGTGCTGCGCTCGTTCGGCAAGTTCTTCGGACTGGCCGGGGTACGGCTCGGCTTCGCCGTCTGCCCGCCGGCGCTGGCTCACGAGATGAGCTGTGACCTGGGCCCCTGGGCGGTGTCGGGGCCTGCGCTCGCCGTCGGTCGCACGGCCTTGGCCGACGACGCCTGGCAAACCGCAATGCGCGTGCGCCTGAGCCAAGAGGCCGAGCGCCTTCAGACACTGCTGAGCCAGGCTGGGTTCAAGGTGGTCGGCGGCACCCCGCTCTATGTCCTGGTCCAGAGCGTCGAGGCACCTGCTTGGCACGACCGGCTGGCACGTGCCGGAATCTGGGTGCGGGCGTTCCCGGAACGCTCTGAGCTGCTACGTTTTGGCCTGCCGGCAGACCGCGACGGCTGGCATCGCCTCTCCGCCACGCTGGGCGTGTCGTTGCCGGCGACCGCCGGGTAA